One Nostoc punctiforme PCC 73102 DNA window includes the following coding sequences:
- a CDS encoding DHA2 family efflux MFS transporter permease subunit, protein MATNIKRSSFDQFGYVHGPLKWAIALTASLGAILEVIDTSIVNVALTDMQASLGATVSEVGWVVTGYAIANVVLIPLSAWLGDYFGRKTYFIFSLIGFTIASVLCGLAFNLPMLVLSRILQGLCGGGLLAKAQAILFETFPPAEQGLAQAVFGVGVIAGPAIGPTLGGFLVDGLGWRWIFFVNIPFGIVAVAMSFMFLPKDKDKSETQSQSVDWFGIGFLIIAIGCLQTLLEEGEKEDWFSSGFITTLAIASTIGLGLFIWRELKTNHPAVDLRVLRHRSLAAGSVLSAVVGMGLYGTLFAVPIFAQSVLHFTATQTGLLLAPGALASAIVMVLLGKLSSKIDARFLIAMGAVGSSGVMFQLAAITPQTGTDDLFWPLVWRGAFTVLMFLPLSLAVLGPLPKQDVSAGSGFYNLTRQLGGSIGIALLTTLLDRRQTFHRAILLAKLSPYDPETNQRLDLLNGALQSQGMDAATAQQQALALLSQTVDTQAAVLSYADCFRVVGIGFLCSLPLLLFLGKGGAGAKAPVSH, encoded by the coding sequence ATGGCTACCAACATTAAACGTTCTAGTTTTGATCAATTTGGTTATGTCCACGGACCATTGAAGTGGGCGATCGCTTTGACGGCTTCTCTTGGTGCAATTTTAGAAGTAATTGATACTAGTATCGTTAACGTTGCCTTGACGGATATGCAAGCTAGTTTGGGTGCAACTGTCAGTGAGGTAGGTTGGGTAGTAACTGGATATGCGATCGCAAATGTCGTCTTAATTCCCTTATCTGCATGGCTGGGAGATTACTTTGGGCGCAAAACCTACTTTATTTTTTCGTTGATTGGCTTTACCATTGCCTCAGTTTTATGCGGGTTAGCATTCAATTTACCGATGCTGGTTCTTTCCCGAATTCTTCAAGGTTTATGTGGTGGCGGGTTGCTAGCTAAAGCACAAGCGATTTTGTTTGAGACTTTTCCACCTGCTGAACAGGGTTTGGCACAGGCAGTTTTTGGAGTAGGTGTAATTGCTGGCCCAGCTATCGGCCCGACTTTAGGAGGATTCTTGGTAGATGGTTTGGGCTGGCGCTGGATTTTCTTTGTTAATATTCCCTTCGGGATCGTTGCAGTGGCGATGTCCTTCATGTTTTTGCCCAAAGACAAAGACAAAAGCGAGACACAAAGCCAATCCGTCGATTGGTTCGGTATTGGGTTTTTGATTATTGCGATCGGCTGTCTGCAAACTTTGTTAGAAGAAGGAGAGAAAGAAGACTGGTTTTCCTCCGGTTTCATCACCACGTTAGCGATCGCCAGTACGATCGGCTTAGGGTTGTTTATTTGGCGAGAACTGAAAACAAATCATCCTGCTGTGGATTTGAGAGTTTTGCGTCACCGTTCTTTAGCTGCGGGAAGCGTTCTCTCAGCAGTGGTGGGTATGGGGCTTTATGGCACACTCTTTGCTGTGCCGATATTTGCTCAAAGTGTACTGCACTTTACGGCAACGCAGACAGGACTATTGTTAGCGCCTGGTGCTTTAGCGTCTGCGATCGTCATGGTTCTATTAGGCAAGCTGTCCAGTAAAATTGATGCCCGATTTTTAATTGCAATGGGCGCTGTTGGATCATCTGGAGTTATGTTTCAACTAGCAGCAATTACTCCACAAACGGGCACAGATGATTTATTTTGGCCATTGGTATGGCGTGGGGCTTTTACTGTGTTGATGTTTCTCCCTTTGAGTTTGGCAGTTTTAGGCCCGCTACCCAAACAAGATGTTTCGGCTGGGTCTGGTTTCTACAACCTGACTCGACAACTAGGTGGCAGTATCGGCATTGCCCTACTTACCACTCTGCTTGACCGAAGACAAACTTTTCATCGAGCTATCTTGTTAGCAAAACTTAGCCCTTATGACCCAGAAACCAATCAACGTCTAGATTTGCTCAATGGGGCACTTCAAAGCCAAGGCATGGATGCGGCAACAGCACAACAACAAGCACTAGCTTTATTAAGTCAAACAGTAGATACTCAAGCTGCTGTTTTATCTTACGCAGATTGCTTTCGAGTGGTAGGGATTGGGTTCCTTTGCTCATTACCTTTATTACTATTCTTGGGTAAAGGCGGTGCCGGAGCGAAAGCACCAGTCAGCCATTAG
- a CDS encoding TetR/AcrR family transcriptional regulator has translation MSNQINSPSGRPRSIHADQAILQATLDLLAEVGYQSMSIEAIAFRAGVGKTTIYRRYTSKEELVADAIESLRDDLAIPDTSSFWGDMDILIENAAKKIDSPLGRQTLALIISTASSNPQFAKVYWTKYIKLRREAFSKVLERAQSRGEIHKDADLDLIIDLVSGSLYYALIFKPTTEPVEAYMRRTINLLLKGIGYGA, from the coding sequence ATGAGTAACCAAATTAACAGCCCTTCAGGACGACCACGCAGCATCCACGCCGACCAAGCGATTCTGCAAGCGACCTTAGACTTACTTGCAGAGGTAGGATATCAGAGCATGAGTATAGAAGCGATCGCTTTTCGTGCTGGAGTTGGTAAAACAACCATCTATCGCCGTTACACTTCCAAAGAAGAACTAGTTGCAGACGCGATAGAAAGTTTGAGAGATGATTTAGCGATCCCCGATACTAGCAGCTTTTGGGGAGATATGGATATTTTGATCGAGAATGCCGCCAAAAAGATAGATAGTCCCCTTGGTCGTCAGACACTCGCTTTGATAATTAGTACAGCGTCTAGCAATCCTCAGTTTGCAAAGGTTTACTGGACAAAATATATCAAACTCCGACGTGAAGCATTCTCTAAAGTACTTGAGCGTGCCCAGTCTAGAGGTGAAATACATAAGGATGCAGACTTAGACTTAATTATCGACCTGGTGAGCGGATCATTATATTATGCACTGATCTTTAAACCCACAACCGAGCCAGTAGAAGCATATATGCGCCGCACAATAAATCTTCTCCTCAAAGGGATTGGGTATGGGGCATAG
- the patD gene encoding heterocyst frequency control protein PatD produces the protein MSLNPEKYLALVTLLEQLRSDATTTQIAAPELRVRVASLQQFFGQQIVPLADENWRVQSYQTEMSKQLRLLAIDVMFLQGARQASTAQTRLQTISDRLTTLIQYCNAILQPEAEGEK, from the coding sequence ATGTCTTTAAACCCTGAGAAATATTTGGCACTCGTAACCTTGCTAGAGCAATTACGCTCCGATGCCACAACGACCCAAATCGCTGCGCCTGAACTGCGAGTGCGTGTAGCCTCGTTGCAGCAATTTTTCGGACAGCAGATTGTGCCTTTGGCTGATGAAAACTGGCGAGTACAGTCTTATCAAACGGAAATGAGCAAGCAATTGCGTTTGTTGGCGATAGATGTGATGTTTTTGCAAGGAGCGCGGCAGGCATCGACTGCACAGACGAGACTTCAGACGATTAGCGATCGCTTGACAACCCTCATTCAGTACTGTAATGCTATTCTGCAACCAGAAGCGGAAGGAGAAAAATAA
- a CDS encoding RelA/SpoT family protein, with product MSSLAINSSVDLAIPEWLKKCLKESSTSNGEVEDDRRHSDAVLIGRAFEFAYQLHQGQYRKSGEPYIAHPIAVADLLHDLGGSAAMIAAGFLHDVVEDTEVTSQEIEERFGAEVRQLVEGVTKLSKINFTSKTESQAENFRRMFLAMAQDIRVIVVKLADRLHNMRTLQYMSEASRRRSAQETRDIFAPLANRLGIWRIKWELEDLAFKYLEPEAFRQMQELVSEKRTAREEKLARATNMLQERLQQAGIRFQDISGRPKHLYSIYQKMHRQQKEFHEIYDLAALRIIVQSNEECYRALAVVHDAFRPIPGRFKDYIGLPKPNRYQSLHTGVIGLTGRPLEVQIRTIEMHHIAEYGIAAHWKYKETGGSSISHLTGTDDKFTWLRQLLEWQTDLKDAQEYLDSVKDNLFEDDVYVFTPKGDVVPLSPGSTTVDFAYRIHTEVGNHCSGARVNGRMVSLSTRLQNGDIVEVLTQKNCHPSLDWLNFVRSSAAKYRIKQWYKRSRREENVARGRELLEKELGKTGFDSLLKSDAMQIVAEKCNYHSVDDLLAGLGYGEVTLNLVLNRWREVAKGQQPVSTVPPFIPKEPPTTSKALRDAPPTTSRASDSPIVGVEGLVYHLAGCCTPIPGEPIIGVVTRGRGISIHRQGCHNLETVEYERLVPVRWNPSAENSGRPHTYPVDVQIEALDRVGVLKDILSRLSDQGINVRHAQVKTSVGQPALMDLGIDIRDRSQLEQVFVQIKKMSDILNIRRVGQIDE from the coding sequence ATGAGCAGTCTAGCTATAAATTCATCAGTTGATCTAGCCATTCCGGAATGGTTAAAAAAATGTTTGAAGGAGTCATCGACAAGTAACGGCGAAGTAGAAGATGACCGAAGGCATAGTGATGCAGTTTTAATTGGCCGCGCATTTGAATTTGCTTACCAACTGCATCAAGGTCAATACCGCAAATCTGGAGAACCATACATTGCTCATCCCATTGCTGTAGCCGACTTGCTGCATGACTTGGGAGGTAGTGCTGCTATGATAGCAGCTGGATTTCTCCATGATGTTGTTGAAGATACAGAAGTTACAAGTCAAGAAATTGAAGAACGCTTTGGCGCAGAAGTGCGGCAATTGGTTGAAGGTGTAACAAAGCTTTCTAAGATCAATTTCACCAGCAAAACCGAAAGCCAAGCCGAAAACTTCCGGCGGATGTTTTTGGCAATGGCGCAAGATATTCGGGTCATTGTGGTGAAATTGGCAGATCGTTTGCATAATATGCGAACTTTACAATATATGTCAGAGGCCAGCCGCCGCCGCAGTGCCCAAGAAACGCGAGATATATTCGCGCCTTTAGCCAATCGCTTGGGGATTTGGCGAATAAAATGGGAACTGGAAGATTTGGCTTTTAAGTATTTGGAACCAGAAGCTTTTCGCCAAATGCAAGAGCTTGTTTCTGAAAAACGGACGGCGCGAGAAGAGAAACTGGCTAGAGCTACGAACATGTTGCAAGAGCGTTTGCAGCAAGCCGGAATCCGCTTTCAGGATATTAGCGGTCGTCCCAAGCACCTTTATAGCATTTACCAAAAAATGCACCGCCAGCAAAAGGAATTTCATGAAATTTACGATTTGGCAGCGCTGCGGATTATTGTTCAAAGCAATGAGGAATGCTATCGGGCGTTGGCGGTGGTTCATGATGCTTTTCGCCCAATTCCTGGGAGATTTAAAGATTACATTGGGCTGCCAAAGCCTAACCGTTACCAGTCGTTGCATACTGGGGTGATTGGACTAACTGGCCGTCCTTTAGAGGTGCAAATTCGGACAATCGAAATGCATCATATCGCCGAGTATGGGATTGCCGCCCATTGGAAATACAAAGAAACTGGAGGTTCTAGTATTAGCCATTTGACAGGGACAGATGACAAGTTTACTTGGCTGCGACAACTACTAGAATGGCAAACCGATCTCAAGGATGCACAAGAATATCTTGATAGTGTCAAGGATAATCTATTTGAAGATGATGTCTATGTCTTCACCCCTAAGGGGGATGTTGTTCCTTTAAGTCCCGGTTCTACCACTGTAGATTTTGCTTATCGCATTCATACCGAAGTTGGAAATCACTGTTCAGGGGCGCGGGTGAATGGGCGAATGGTGTCTCTGTCAACGCGACTACAAAATGGCGATATTGTAGAAGTTCTCACTCAAAAAAACTGCCATCCGAGTTTGGATTGGTTGAACTTTGTCAGAAGTTCGGCGGCGAAATATCGGATCAAACAATGGTACAAGCGATCGCGCCGCGAAGAAAATGTTGCCCGTGGACGGGAATTGTTAGAAAAGGAACTAGGTAAAACTGGTTTTGATAGTTTGCTAAAGTCCGATGCAATGCAGATTGTCGCCGAAAAGTGTAACTACCACAGTGTGGACGATTTACTTGCCGGTTTGGGTTACGGTGAAGTGACATTGAACTTGGTGCTAAATCGTTGGCGAGAAGTGGCGAAGGGACAACAACCAGTTTCTACAGTGCCGCCATTTATCCCCAAAGAACCACCTACTACATCAAAAGCTTTGCGAGATGCCCCTCCAACTACTTCCCGCGCCAGTGATTCGCCTATTGTTGGGGTAGAGGGGTTGGTATATCATTTAGCTGGATGTTGTACCCCGATTCCTGGCGAACCGATTATTGGTGTGGTGACGCGAGGTAGGGGGATTTCAATTCATCGCCAAGGCTGCCATAATCTAGAGACTGTGGAATATGAGCGCTTAGTACCAGTTAGGTGGAACCCAAGCGCCGAAAATAGTGGTCGTCCGCACACGTATCCAGTAGATGTTCAAATTGAAGCCCTTGACCGCGTAGGGGTACTAAAAGATATTTTGTCACGGTTGAGTGACCAAGGAATCAATGTCCGCCATGCTCAGGTGAAAACCTCTGTTGGTCAACCTGCATTGATGGATTTAGGAATAGATATACGCGATCGCTCTCAATTAGAGCAAGTATTTGTGCAAATTAAGAAAATGAGCGACATTTTGAATATCCGCCGCGTTGGTCAAATTGACGAATAG
- a CDS encoding hemolysin family protein, whose product MLQLLIIVFVILLGSAICSSVETALFSVSTLRVRQLAQSNSPSAVRLLAIRENMNRPIAALVILNNTFNIIGSILTGSIAVQVLGDKWLGVFSGILTFLIIIFGEIIPKTIGERYSEQIAILAALPVAGLAIAFTPLVWILENVTAPFAKGKKRPTTNEAEIKLLAKIGHQEGIIESDEAEMIQRVFRLNDVTASDLMTPRIMLTYIYGDMTLAEAKANIIASQHTRIIVINESLDEIIGYALKQNLLTAMVEGSNNQKIASLARKVNFVPEIIRADKLLKNFIEAREHLAVVVDEYGSIAGVVTLEDVLEVITGEIVDETDRTVDLQEIARKKREKMLQSVNSSN is encoded by the coding sequence ATGCTACAGCTTCTCATCATTGTGTTTGTTATCCTTTTAGGTTCAGCAATTTGTTCTAGTGTAGAAACAGCCCTGTTTTCTGTTTCAACCCTGAGAGTCAGACAATTAGCACAATCAAATAGTCCATCAGCAGTAAGACTTTTAGCGATTCGTGAAAATATGAATCGACCGATTGCGGCTCTTGTAATCCTCAATAATACTTTCAATATCATTGGTAGTATTCTTACAGGTAGTATTGCTGTTCAGGTATTAGGAGACAAATGGCTTGGTGTATTTTCAGGAATATTGACATTCTTAATTATCATCTTTGGTGAAATCATCCCAAAGACAATTGGAGAGCGTTATTCTGAGCAAATCGCCATACTTGCAGCTCTACCTGTAGCTGGACTTGCTATTGCTTTCACACCCTTAGTTTGGATTCTAGAAAATGTTACTGCACCCTTTGCCAAAGGGAAAAAACGACCAACTACGAATGAGGCTGAAATCAAGCTGTTGGCGAAGATTGGGCATCAAGAGGGAATTATCGAAAGCGATGAAGCAGAAATGATTCAGCGAGTGTTTAGATTAAATGATGTGACAGCATCTGATTTAATGACACCCCGAATCATGCTGACATATATTTATGGAGATATGACTCTTGCTGAGGCGAAAGCAAATATTATTGCGTCTCAACACACCCGGATTATTGTAATAAATGAATCTCTGGATGAAATTATTGGATATGCTCTCAAACAGAATTTACTGACAGCGATGGTTGAAGGAAGTAACAATCAAAAAATCGCTAGTCTAGCTCGAAAAGTCAACTTTGTTCCTGAGATAATTCGAGCAGATAAACTGTTAAAAAATTTCATAGAAGCTCGTGAACATCTTGCAGTAGTGGTAGACGAATATGGAAGTATCGCTGGTGTCGTCACTTTGGAAGATGTGCTTGAGGTGATAACTGGTGAAATTGTAGATGAAACTGATAGAACTGTTGATTTGCAAGAAATTGCCCGCAAGAAACGAGAAAAAATGTTGCAGTCTGTCAATAGTAGCAATTAA
- a CDS encoding D-alanine--D-alanine ligase family protein — protein MPVLNILHLVGSAHDKFYCDLSRLYAQDCLAATADPSLYNFQIAYITPDRQWRFPDSLSREDIALTKPIPVFDAIQFLTGQNIDMMLPQMFCIPGMTQYRALFDLLKIPYIGNTPDIMAIAAHKARAKAIVEAAGVKVPRGELLRQGDIPTITPPAVVKPVSSDNSLGVVLVKDVTEYDAALKKAFEYASEVIVEAFIELGREVRCGIIVKDGELIGLPLEEYLVDPHDKPIRNYADKLQQTDDGDLHLTAKDNIKAWILDPNDPITQKVQQVAKRCHQALGCRHYSLFDFRIDPKGQPWFLEAGLYCSFAPKSVISSMAKAAGIPLNDLLITAINETLGSNKKVLQN, from the coding sequence ATGCCAGTACTTAATATCCTTCATTTAGTTGGGTCTGCACACGATAAGTTTTACTGTGATTTATCACGTCTTTATGCCCAAGACTGTTTAGCTGCAACAGCAGATCCATCGCTTTATAACTTTCAAATTGCATATATCACACCCGATCGGCAGTGGCGATTTCCTGACTCTCTCAGTCGAGAAGATATTGCTCTTACCAAACCGATTCCTGTGTTTGATGCCATACAATTTCTAACAGGCCAAAACATTGACATGATGTTACCACAAATGTTTTGTATTCCTGGAATGACTCAGTACCGTGCCCTATTCGATCTGCTCAAGATCCCTTATATAGGAAATACCCCAGATATTATGGCGATCGCGGCCCACAAAGCCAGAGCCAAAGCAATTGTCGAAGCAGCAGGGGTAAAAGTGCCTCGTGGAGAATTGCTTCGCCAAGGAGATATTCCAACAATTACACCTCCAGCAGTCGTCAAACCTGTAAGTTCTGACAACTCTTTAGGAGTAGTCTTAGTTAAAGATGTGACTGAATATGATGCTGCCTTAAAGAAAGCATTTGAATATGCTTCGGAGGTCATCGTAGAAGCATTCATCGAACTTGGTCGAGAAGTCAGATGCGGCATCATTGTAAAAGACGGTGAGCTAATAGGTTTACCCCTTGAAGAGTATCTGGTAGACCCACACGATAAACCTATCCGTAACTATGCTGATAAACTCCAACAAACTGACGATGGCGACTTGCATTTGACTGCTAAAGATAATATCAAGGCTTGGATTTTAGACCCTAACGACCCAATCACCCAAAAGGTTCAGCAAGTGGCTAAAAGGTGTCATCAGGCTTTGGGTTGTCGCCACTACAGTTTATTTGACTTCCGAATCGATCCAAAGGGACAACCTTGGTTCTTAGAAGCTGGATTATATTGTTCTTTTGCCCCCAAAAGTGTGATTTCTTCTATGGCGAAAGCAGCCGGAATCCCTCTAAATGATTTATTAATAACCGCTATTAATGAAACATTGGGTAGTAATAAAAAGGTGTTACAAAATTGA
- a CDS encoding ATP-grasp domain-containing protein has protein sequence MAQSISLSLPQSTTPSKGVRLKIAALLKTIGTLILLLIALPLNALIVLISLMCRPFTKKPAVATHPQNILVSGGKMTKALQLARSFHAAGHRVILIEGHKYWLSGHRFSNSVSRFYTVPAPQDDPEGYTQALLEIVKREKIDVYVPVCSPVASYYDSLAKSALSEYCEVFHFDADITKMLDDKFAFTDRARSLGLSAPKSFKITDPEQVINFDFSKETRKYILKSISYDSVRRLNLTKLPCDTPEETAAFVKSLPISPEKPWIMQEFIPGKELCTHSTVRDGELRLHCCSNSSAFQINYENVENPQIQEWVQHFVKSLRLTGQISLDFIQAEDGTAYAIECNPRTHSAITMFYNHPGVAEAYLGKTPLAAPLEPLADSKPTYWIYHEIWRLTGIRSGQQLQTWFGRLVRGTDAIYRLDDPIPFLTLHHWQITLLLLQNLQRLKGWVKIDFNIGKLVELGGD, from the coding sequence ATGGCACAATCAATCTCTTTATCTCTTCCTCAATCCACAACGCCATCAAAGGGTGTGAGGCTAAAAATAGCAGCTCTACTGAAGACTATCGGGACTCTAATACTACTGCTGATAGCCTTGCCGCTTAATGCTTTGATAGTATTGATATCTCTGATGTGTAGGCCGTTTACAAAAAAACCTGCCGTAGCCACTCATCCCCAGAATATCTTGGTCAGTGGCGGCAAAATGACCAAAGCATTGCAACTTGCCCGCTCCTTCCATGCAGCCGGACACAGAGTTATTCTGATTGAAGGTCATAAATACTGGTTATCAGGGCATAGATTCTCAAATTCTGTGAGTCGTTTTTATACAGTTCCTGCACCACAAGACGACCCAGAAGGCTATACCCAAGCGCTATTGGAAATTGTCAAACGAGAGAAGATTGACGTTTATGTACCCGTATGCAGCCCTGTAGCTAGTTATTACGACTCTTTGGCAAAGTCTGCACTATCAGAATATTGTGAGGTTTTTCACTTTGATGCTGATATAACCAAGATGCTGGATGATAAATTTGCCTTTACCGATCGGGCGCGATCGCTTGGTTTATCAGCCCCGAAATCTTTTAAAATTACCGATCCTGAACAAGTTATCAACTTCGATTTTAGTAAAGAGACGCGCAAATATATTCTTAAGAGTATTTCTTACGACTCAGTTCGCCGCTTAAATTTAACCAAACTTCCTTGTGATACCCCAGAAGAGACAGCAGCGTTTGTCAAGAGTTTACCCATCAGCCCAGAAAAACCTTGGATTATGCAAGAATTTATTCCTGGGAAAGAATTATGCACCCATAGCACAGTCCGAGACGGCGAATTAAGGTTGCATTGCTGTTCAAATTCTTCAGCGTTTCAGATTAACTATGAAAATGTCGAAAATCCCCAAATTCAAGAATGGGTACAACATTTCGTCAAAAGTTTACGGCTGACTGGACAAATATCTCTTGACTTTATCCAAGCTGAAGATGGTACAGCTTATGCCATTGAATGTAATCCTCGCACCCATTCGGCGATCACAATGTTCTACAATCACCCAGGTGTTGCAGAAGCCTATCTTGGTAAAACTCCTCTAGCTGCACCTTTGGAACCTCTTGCAGATAGCAAGCCCACTTACTGGATATATCACGAAATCTGGCGATTGACTGGGATTCGCTCTGGACAACAATTACAAACTTGGTTTGGGAGATTAGTCAGAGGTACAGATGCCATTTATCGCCTGGACGATCCGATACCATTTTTAACTTTGCACCATTGGCAGATTACTTTACTTTTGCTACAAAATTTGCAACGACTCAAAGGTTGGGTAAAGATCGATTTTAATATCGGTAAACTCGTGGAATTAGGGGGCGACTAA
- a CDS encoding O-methyltransferase — protein MTSILGRDTARPITPHSILVAQLQKTLRMAEESNIPSEILTSLRQGLQLAAGLDPYLDDCTTPESTALTALAQKTSIEDWSKRFSDGETVRQLEQEMLSGHLEGQTLKMFVHITKAKSILEVGMFTGYSALAMAEALPDDGRLIACEVDSYVAEFAQTCFQESPHGRKIVVEVAPALETLHKLVAKKESFDLIFIDADKKEYIEYFQIILDSHLLAPDGLICVDNTLLQGQVYLPSEQRTANGEAIAQFNRIVAADPRVEQVLLPIRDGITLIRRLV, from the coding sequence ATGACCAGTATTTTAGGACGAGATACCGCAAGACCAATAACGCCACATAGCATTCTGGTAGCACAGCTACAAAAAACCCTCAGAATGGCAGAGGAAAGTAATATTCCTTCAGAGATACTGACTTCTCTGCGCCAAGGGTTGCAATTAGCAGCAGGTTTAGATCCCTATCTGGATGATTGCACTACCCCTGAATCGACCGCATTGACAGCACTAGCGCAGAAGACAAGCATTGAAGACTGGAGTAAACGCTTCAGTGATGGTGAAACAGTGCGTCAATTAGAGCAAGAAATGCTCTCAGGACATCTTGAAGGACAAACACTAAAGATGTTTGTGCATATCACTAAGGCTAAAAGCATCCTAGAAGTGGGAATGTTCACAGGATATTCAGCTTTGGCAATGGCAGAGGCGTTACCAGATGATGGGCGACTGATTGCTTGTGAAGTAGACTCCTATGTGGCCGAGTTTGCTCAAACTTGCTTTCAAGAGTCTCCCCACGGCCGCAAGATTGTTGTAGAAGTGGCACCTGCACTAGAGACGCTGCACAAGCTGGTGGCTAAAAAAGAATCCTTTGATCTGATCTTCATTGATGCGGATAAAAAGGAGTATATAGAATACTTCCAAATTATCTTGGATAGCCATTTACTAGCTCCCGACGGATTAATCTGTGTAGATAATACTTTGTTGCAAGGACAAGTTTACCTGCCATCAGAACAGCGTACAGCCAATGGTGAAGCGATCGCTCAATTCAACCGCATTGTCGCCGCAGATCCTCGTGTAGAGCAAGTTCTGTTACCCATACGAGATGGTATAACCCTGATTAGACGCTTGGTATAA
- a CDS encoding sedoheptulose 7-phosphate cyclase yields the protein MSNVQASFEATEAEFRVEGYEKIEFSLVYVNGAFDISNREIADSYEKFGRCLTVIDANVNRLYGKQIKSYFRHYGIDLTVVPIVITEPTKTLATFEKIVDAFSDFGLIRKEPVLVVGGGLTTDVAGFACAAYRRKSNYIRVPTTLIGLIDAGVAIKVAVNHRKLKNRLGAYHAPLKVILDFSFLQTLPTAQVRNGMAELVKIAVVANSEVFELLYEYGEELLSTHFGYVNGTKELKAIAHKLNYEAIKTMLELETPNLHELDLDRVIAYGHTWSPTLELAPMIPLFHGHAVNIDMALSATIAARRGYITSGERDRILSLMSRIGLSIDHPLLDGDLLWYATQSISLTRDGKQRAAMPKPIGECFFVNDFTREELDAALAEHKRLCATYPRGGDGIDAYIETQEESKLLGV from the coding sequence ATGAGTAATGTTCAAGCATCGTTTGAAGCAACGGAAGCTGAATTCCGCGTGGAAGGTTACGAAAAAATTGAGTTTAGTCTTGTCTATGTAAATGGTGCATTTGATATCAGTAACAGAGAAATTGCAGACAGCTATGAGAAGTTTGGCCGTTGTCTGACTGTGATTGATGCTAATGTCAACAGATTATATGGCAAGCAAATCAAGTCATATTTTAGACACTATGGTATTGATCTGACCGTAGTTCCCATTGTGATTACTGAGCCTACTAAAACCCTTGCAACCTTTGAGAAAATTGTTGATGCTTTTTCTGACTTTGGTTTAATCCGCAAGGAACCAGTATTAGTAGTGGGTGGTGGTTTAACCACTGATGTAGCTGGGTTTGCGTGTGCTGCTTACCGTCGTAAGAGTAACTATATTCGGGTTCCGACAACGCTGATTGGTCTGATTGATGCAGGTGTAGCGATTAAGGTTGCAGTCAACCATCGCAAGTTAAAAAATCGCTTGGGTGCATATCATGCTCCTTTGAAAGTCATCCTCGATTTCTCCTTCTTGCAAACATTACCAACGGCTCAAGTTCGTAATGGGATGGCAGAGTTGGTCAAAATTGCTGTTGTGGCGAACTCTGAAGTCTTTGAATTGTTGTATGAATATGGCGAAGAGTTGCTTTCCACTCACTTTGGATATGTGAATGGTACAAAGGAACTGAAAGCGATCGCACATAAACTCAATTACGAGGCAATAAAAACTATGCTGGAGTTGGAAACTCCAAACTTGCATGAGTTAGACCTCGATCGCGTCATTGCCTACGGTCACACTTGGAGTCCGACCTTAGAATTAGCTCCGATGATACCGTTGTTTCACGGTCATGCCGTCAATATAGACATGGCTTTGTCTGCAACTATTGCGGCAAGACGTGGCTACATTACATCAGGAGAACGCGATCGCATTTTGAGCTTGATGAGTCGTATAGGTTTATCAATCGATCATCCTCTACTAGATGGCGATTTGCTCTGGTATGCTACCCAATCTATTAGCTTGACGCGAGACGGGAAACAACGCGCAGCTATGCCTAAACCCATTGGTGAGTGCTTCTTTGTCAACGATTTCACCCGTGAAGAACTAGATGCAGCTTTAGCTGAACACAAACGTCTGTGTGCTACATACCCTCGTGGTGGAGATGGCATTGACGCTTACATAGAAACTCAAGAAGAATCCAAACTATTGGGAGTGTGA